GTCAAGACTAACGTCCTGATGTTGAATCTGAGGCTCTTTATTAGCAATTTCAATGCCTGGCACCATGTCAACAACTGGTCCAGAAGCTGATTCCGGTTTTGAATCTTTAGTTGCCTCTCCATCAATACCAGATCCTTTTATCAGTGGGGAAGCTTCGCATTCCAGCAATGCCTCATCATGTTCAACAGCCTCGTGATGATCCGGCTGTGCCATTGTAGATGTAAATTGGCTCTCAAGTCCAGACTCCAATGTTTGAGGTGGCACTTCATTTCCTCCCACGGAAAGACCTGCATCATTCTTTGGCACATTGGCAGCCGTAGTTACCACAACAGAGGCAGATTCGTTCTCAGGTGGATTTTGGATTGGAGTCCGAAGCTCAGGAGATGGGAATTGATCTGAAAGTTTAGATATGTGGGTTTTAAGCTCAGTGGTTTGCTTACTACCTTGTCCTGATAGGGGAACAGAATTATGTAGCTCTGTTTGAGGGTTGAGAACTGCGATTGGGATCTCTTTTCTATTGTACATCTTAACATGTGGAGCAACATCATTTGCTGCCGTAATTGGAGTGAACCGTCCAGGAAGAAATACAACACCCCTCAGATGAGTGTCAGTGTCCCCGACCTTAACATTAAGAAGATATCCAGCATCAAATGAACCTTCAATGACACCAGTGACCACCTGACCCACCATGCCACCATTAACATCATCACTTGCATCcgttctttctttatttttcctcatGCTGTCAGATGCAGGCATCATGGGATTCTTCTTCCCAAGCACCAGATTTTTATCCTTACGTGGACGACCACGT
This sequence is a window from Carya illinoinensis cultivar Pawnee chromosome 9, C.illinoinensisPawnee_v1, whole genome shotgun sequence. Protein-coding genes within it:
- the LOC122275687 gene encoding uncharacterized protein LOC122275687; its protein translation is MDQQSQRTSPFSPADLPMKRKRGRPRKDKNLVLGKKNPMMPASDSMRKNKERTDASDDVNGGMVGQVVTGVIEGSFDAGYLLNVKVGDTDTHLRGVVFLPGRFTPITAANDVAPHVKMYNRKEIPIAVLNPQTELHNSVPLSGQGSKQTTELKTHISKLSDQFPSPELRTPIQNPPENESASVVVTTAANVPKNDAGLSVGGNEVPPQTLESGLESQFTSTMAQPDHHEAVEHDEALLECEASPLIKGSGIDGEATKDSKPESASGPVVDMVPGIEIANKEPQIQHQDVSLDLKPNELVHDEVKNPNLELNQTPVFAEHKAMSPEQMKEPVDILMEEQVSPQKDIAQDTQPELSIETLSGTGASLSNGRPASDSADPAELGSHPMLQTSQPAMTLEGEATPAVSKLASKESVIPGMREPQIPSSGTTSNIENGVKDDLVPQS